CCTCTCGTCCCGGAGGCTTCGCGCCCCCTGTCCCACCGGTCCCACGCCTCGCGCCCGGCTGGTTCACGGCCGCCGCGGACCGCCCACTCGGCACCCGCCGAGGCGTTTACCGCACCCCCCACCGACCCACCCTGAAGGTATGGCAGGGAGTGCCGACCCGCCCGAGGGGACGCCCGACGGCACACCGGAGGGGTTCCCCGGCAGGAGCGAGGACGAATACCGGCCCGTCGTCTTCGACGAGTCCTTCGTTCGCGCTGCCCGCCTCCAGGAACTGTCCGCCCAGGAACGCATGAGCGACGACGACACCCCCGCCGTCCGCGACCGCCCCGGCCCCGACCACGGCGATCCCGCCCGGGCCCTCGACCGCGACGCCGCCTACGAGTACGCCTACGACCTCGACCGCCGCCACCACTGGCTCCCGGCCCGGCGGCGCGTCCACGGTCCGCGCCTCGGGGCCCTCATCCTCGTGCTGCTCGTCGCGACGGTCTTCGCCGCCGCCATCCACCTCGGCACCCGCTACCCGTACCAACCACCTCCCGACCTGCGAACCGAACCCCTGCGCGTCACCCTCGTCGCCCTGGCACCGACCGGGCCCGTACCCGGGGGCCGCCCCGGCGACCTCTACGCCCGGAGCCCCGCCGACCAGTACCGCCCCGGTGCCGCCGGTATCACCCTGCCGCCCGCCCGGCGCACCGCCCACTTCTCCCAGGGGCAGGTCATGACCGCCCTGACCATCGCGAAGGACTTCCTCTTCCGGTCTTCGCTCGACCCCGACACCCTCACCGGCGACAGCACCCGGCCCGTCCGGCTGCTCATCGATCCCGACCAGCTCGCCCAGTTCGACGCGAGCGTCGAGTCCCCGGCCGCCGACGGCCGCCACGCCACGGGCGGCTGGCTCGTCCGGTTCGACCCGGCCCACGCGACCCTCGCCGACCCCGGCGTCCGCGTCCGAGGCACCCTCCAGGTGACCGAGACGTCCGCCGACGTCCTGGAGGTCACGTCGGACCACACCTTCGCCTACGCGCTGCGCCCGCCGGGCCCGGGCACCGACCCGGACGACGCCTCGCTGTTCACCGTCCGCCGTGAACTGCGCCTCCGCTTCGACCGTGACGACCTGCGCATGCACCGCGCCGAGCTGGTCACCAGCCAGCTCCAGGCCGGTCCCATGGACTGCTCCGCCGACCTCTCCGGAGCCCTACGGCCTCTTCTGGCCGGCGAACGCCCCACGACGACCGCCCCGCCGGTCACCGACCCCTACGCACCCACCCCGGCGACGGCGACGGCGACCCGACTCTGCGCCACCCTGTCCCCGAACAGTCAGCCCTCCCCTCCGTAGCCACCACTCCTCCCAGGCGGGCAGCAGCTCACCGCAGGTCGGAAGGAAGCGCGCCCGTAACGCCCGGGAAGATCACCGCAAGACGTTCTGGGAGGATCACCACAAGACACGACTCAGCCGGACCGAACCGAGTCCCGGGGCCACAGGGGTGCTGCCCGGCGGCACCTCAGCGCCCCCGCCCCCGGCCCCCACGCATCGCCTGGCGGGGCCAATCCGCGCATCGCCCTGGAAGTGCCAACCCGCGTATCGTCCTGGCGGGGTGAGCCCGCGCCGCGACGGGCTCATGCCCAAGCTCGGCCGCGCCCAGTTCCAGCCCAGGCGCCGAGCCGCGCGCCCGGCCCAGGGGACCAAGCCGTGCTGGCTCTGCCCGGGCCCGGCACAGGTCCAAGCGGGCGCCCAAGCCCGGGGCACGCACTCCGCCCGCAGCGGGCTCCGGCGGCCGGTCCTCCACCGAACCACGCCCCGCCCCCGGCCTGGGACCAGGCCCAGCCGCCCTTCCAAGCCCAGCCGGGCCCAAGCCAAGCCCGAGGCCCAAGCCAGGCTCAACACCAGGGCTCAGAGGCCCGGCCGCCCGCAGTCCCAGCCGGGCTCGGGCCCAGTCCTGGCCCGGGCGGCCGACCTCCGGCCCAGGACGCGGCCGACGTGGCAGCGGGGGCGATCAGGTTGTGCCCGGGCCGCCGGACTTCTCGTCGCCGCCCGGAGCCGAGCGGCCCCCCGGCGTGCCGGTGAACTTCTCGAAGAGCTTGCCGCCCAGGTCACCGGCGCCACCGGCTATGTCGCCGACCAGCTTCATCAGCGGATCCTTGCTCGCGCGCACCGTGTCCGCGTAGTGGCTCGCCGACTCGCGGAAAGAGTCCGTGACGGACGTGTCCTTGTCGTCCGACCGCCGCGGGTAGTGGCCGTCCATGATCCGCTGGTAGTCGCGGCTCTCCGCCCACTTCTTCAGCTCGGCCGCCCGCACCGTCGTGAACGGGTGCGAACGCGGCAGCACGTTCAGGATCTTCAGCACGGAGTCGCGCAGGTCGCCGGACTCCTCGTACTCCTCCGCCTGCGCGAGGAACGCGTCCACGTTCATCTCGTGCAGGTGGTGCCCGCCCGCCAGCTTCATCAGGCCCCGCATCGACGCCTGGAGGTCCTGGCCGACCAGCAGCCCGGCCCGGTCCGCCGACAGCTCCGACTTGCGGAACCACTCCCGCAGCGCCGTGACGATCGCCATGACCGCCACATTGCCGAGCGGGACCCACGCCACCTTCAGCGCCAGGTTGGTGAGGAACAGCAGCACCGTCCGGTACACGGAGTGGCCCGAGAGGGCGTGCCCCACCTCGTGGCCGACGACGGCCCGCATCTCCTCCTCGTCCAGCAGCTCCACCAGCCCGGTGGTGACCACGATGATCGGCTCGTCCAGGCCGATGCACATCGCGTTGGGCTTGGGGTCCTGCGTGACGTACATCGACGGGACCTTCTCCAGGTCGAGGATGTAGCAGGCGTCCCGCAGCATGTCGTGGAGGTGGGCGAACTGCGCGTCGCTCACCCGCACGGAGTCGGAGAGGTACAGCAGGCGCAGGCTGCGCTCGGGCAGCAGCCCGCTCAGCGCCTTGAACACCGTGTCGAAGCCGCTGAGCTTGCGCAGGGCGACGAGCGCGGAACGGTCCGCGGGATGCTCGTAGGCGCGGGAGGAGATGCCGGGAAAGCGCCGGCGCGCACGGCTGGGCACGTTCTCACGGCCGGTCTCTGTCATGGTTGCCCCCATTTTCGTACGAGATGTGACTCGTCCCCCTGACAGACCTCAGCGTAGGCGGTGCTTCGAAAACCCGCCGAGGCTGTGGATAACGGCCTGTGGACAACGGCCAGTGTCAAGACAACGCCTGAGTCGGCGTGAGGGTGCCCGGACCGCCCGCATACGATGTGCGCGAAGTCTCCGCTCCGACTCCGATGGATAGGTCCCGCAGAAGATGAGCAGCCTCCACACCGCCGCCGCCCACCTGGTCACGCTGGCCGAGGGCTCCGAGCACCACGGCAACCACGAAAGCCTCAACCCGTACGTCACCGGTGGCGGCGCCCTCATCGCGCTCCTCCTCCTGCTCTGGATCACCACCCGCTTCAACCGCGACCGCTGAGCCGGCGACCGCCGGGACCGGGCCGTATCGCCGTGCCGTTAGGCTCTGCACGCATGGGAGAGCAGGAAGTGCCGAGAAGTCCCGGCAAGCGCCGCCTGGGCGTGATGGGTGGGACGTTCGACCCGATCCACCACGGACACCTGGTGGCCGCCAGTGAGGTGGCCGCCCTGTTCCACCTGGACGAGGTGGTGTTCGTGCCGACCGGGCAGCCCTGGCAGAAGAGTCACAAGACGGTGTCCCCGGCCGAGGACCGCTACCTCATGACGGTCATCGCCACGGCGTCGAACCCGCAGTTCTCGGTCAGTCGCATCGACATCGACCGCGCGGGCCCCACGTACACCATCGACACCCTCCGGGACCTGCGCGCTCTCAACCCGGACACGGATCTGTTCTTCATCACCGGCGCCGACGCGCTGTCGCAGATCATGCCCGGCTGGCGCAACGCCGAGGAGCTCTTCTCGCTCGCCCACTTCATCGGGGTCACCCGCCCCGGCCACGACCTGTCGGACGACGGCCTGCCCAAGGGCGGCGTGTCCCTGGTCGAGGTGCCCGCGCTCGCCATCTCGTCGTCGGACTGCCGCGAGCGGGTGGCGCAGGGCGATCCCGTCTGGTATCTCGTGCCGGACGGTGTGGTCCGCTACATCGACAAGCGTCAGTTGTACCGGGGCCAGTGAGCTACGGAGAGGGGCACCGGTGAACGACCAGAACAGCCAGTACGACCCGTACTACCCGCCGCAGCCGCAGATCGTCGGCTACGACGAGTACGGGCAGCCGGTGTACCAGCAGGTCCAGCAGACCCAGCAGCCGCTCCCGTCCCAGCAGCCTCAGGCGTCCGAGGAGCAGGGCTACGGATACGGCTACGACCCGTACGCGCAGGCGGCCCAGCCGTACCCGGAGCCCCAGCCGTACCCCCAGGACCAGCGGTACCAGGGCTACGAGGAGCGGGCGCAGGGGCAGGGCCAGCAGGGCTACGGCGGGTACGACCCGTACGGCTCCCAGCAGTGGCAGACCCCGCAGAACCCGCCTACGCCTCAGGCCCCGCAGCCACCCCAGGCCGCGCAGTTCCCGTACGCCTCCCAGGTCCCGCAGCCCCCCGCCGCCCGGTCGTCGTCGGCCCAGCCCGCCCCGTCCACCAGCCCCGGCCAGGTGGCCGCGCCCGCGGGCGTACCCGAGCAGCGCCGCCCCGCGCCCGACGCCGACGGTTCCACCGAGCCGCCCGCGGAGCGCCCGGCCCCCGATGCCCCGCGCACCGGCCGTCGCGCCGCCGCCGGCGACCGCCGCACCGCCCCCAGTGACCGCCCGGACCCCCGTGACAGCCGGGACTCCGGAGACGCCAAGGGAACCCGGGAAGAGCGGGACACGAGTGACGGCGGGGACTACCGGACCGAGCAGTTCGCCTTCGTCGACGAGTCCAACGAGGAGTCCGAGGACGTCATCGACTGGCTCAAGTTCACCGAGAGCCGCTCCGAGCGCCGCGAGGAGGCCAAGCGGCGCGGCCGCAACCGGATCGTCGCCCTGTGCGTCGTCCTCGCCCTTGCCCTCGTCGGTGGTGTCGGCTACCTCTGGTACGCGGGCCTGCTCCCCGGCTTGTCCAAGGAGGACGCCCAGCAGGGCACGGCCACGGCGACCGGCCCGCAGAAGCGTGACGTGATCGTCCTGCACCTGCACAACACCAAGGACGAGGCCACGTCCACGGCCCTCCTGGTGGACAACGCCACCACGAAGCAGGGCACCACCGTCCTGCTGCCGAACGCCCTCGCCGTCACGAACGACGACGGGACCACCACCACCCTCGGCAAGTCCGTCGACGACGACGGCTCCTCCGGCACCCGCGAGGCTATCGGCGCCCTCCTCGGCACGAAGATCACCGGCACGTGGCGGCTCGACACGCCCTACCTGGAGAACCTGGTCGAACTCGTCGGAGGCATCGACCTCACCACCGACGCCGAGGTGCCCGCCGCCAAGGAGGGCGAGGACCCCGTCGTGCGGAAGGGTGAGAACCAGACGCTCGACGGGCGCATGGCCGTCGCCTACGCCACGTACCGCGGGCCGGGCGAGTCCGAGACCGCCCAGCTCCAGCGGTTCGGCCAGGTCGTGCACGGGGTGCTCCGCAAGATGTCTGACGACCCCGAGAACGCCACCGTGACGGTCCGGTCCCTGGCGCAGATCCTCGACCCGTCGCTCCCCGAGAAGGACCTCGGCGCCTCGCTGGCCAAACTCGCCGAGCACGCCAGGACCGGGGCGTACAAGACCGCGCTGCTGCCCGTGCAGGGCGACGGGCGGCTCACCGAGGACGCCACCCGCAGCGTGGTGAAGGACATCCTGGGCGGCTCCGTCAGCCCTCCCGAGCCGGGCTCCGTGGTCCGGGTCGGCGTCCGCAACGCCAGCGGTGACGACGACGCCACGGAAACGGCTCGGATCGTTCTGGTCAACGGCGGATACGCCGTGATCGACGGCGGCAGGGCCGACGGCACGGAGAGCACCTCCGAGGTCGTCTACGCCGACGCGGCGCAGAAGGCCAAGGCGGAGGAGGTCGCCAAGACGCTCGGGCTCCCCGCGCGCGCCGTCCGCAAGGGCGAGGCCTCCGCGAACGCCGAAGTCACCGTCATCCTGGGCAAGGACTACAAGGCCGAGTGATGGTTTGCCGGGCTGTCGGCGGCACGTGAGACCCTTGAGGTGTCCTTGACCGCCGACGAAAGCCTGCTTGTGACCGCCACCTCCCGATCCATCGAGCTCGTCAACGCCGCCGCCCAGGCGGCCGCCGACCGGCTCGCGCACGACATCATCGCGTACGACGTCAGTGACGTGCTGTCGATCACCGACGCCTTCCTGCTCGCCTCCGCGCCCAACGACCGCCAGGTCAAGTCCATCGTGGACGAGATCGAGGAGCGGCTGAACAAGGAGCTGGGCGCCAAGCCGGTCCGCCGTGAGGGCGACCGCGAGGCCCGCTGGGTCCTCCTCGACTACGTGGACATCGTCGTCCACGTCCAGCACAGCGAGGAGCGCGTCTTCTACGCGCTGGAGCGGCTCTGGAAGGACTGCCCCGAGCTGCCGCTGCCCGAGGACGCCGTGAAGACCCGCGGCAAGGCCGCGGAGCACGCCGCGCTCACCGGCGCCGACGGAGCCGACGGCTTCGGCCCCGACGGCCTGCCCGGCGACGGAACGGACGGTGAGCTGCGCTGAGCGCCACCAAGGGCGGCAGGGGCCGCCGCATCGTCCTCTGGCGCCACGGCCAGACCTCCTGGAACCTGGAGCGCCGCTTCCAGGGCAGCACCGACATCGAGCTGACCGAGACGGGCCTCGCCCAGGCCCGCCGGGCCGCCCGGCTGCTCGCCGCCCTCAGGCCGGACGCGATCATCGCCTCCGACCTGAAGCGGGCCGCGGCCACGGCGGCCGAGCTCGCCGCGATCACGGGGCACCAGGTCAGCCATGACGCCGCGCTCCGGGAGACGTACGCGGGCGTCTGGCAGGGCCTGACCCACGAGGAGATCCTCGCCCGCCACGGCGACGAGTACCGCGCGTGGAAGCGGGGCGAGCCCGTACGGCGGGGCGGCGGCGAGCTGGAGACCGAGGTCGCCGACCGGGCGGCGCCCCTCGTGCTGGAGCACGTCGGGAAGCTGCCCGAGGACGGCACGCTCGTCGTGGTCAGCCACGGCGGCACGATCCGCACCACGATCGGCCGGCTCCTCGGCCTCGACCCGCACCACTGGGAGAGCTTCGGCGGTCTGTCCAACTGCTGCTGGTCGGTCCTGGGAGAGGGCGCGCGGGGCTGGCGGCTGCTGGAGCACAACGCCGGCACGCTCCCCGAGCCGGTCCTCGGCGACGACGACTGACCCGGATTTCACTTTCGGGCAGGTGACAGGCTAAAGTTCTTCTTGTTCGCAGCGCGGAGCGCGAAGAACACGAGGGGCTATAGCTCAGTTGGTAGAGCGCTTGCATGGCATGCAAGAGGTCAGGAGTTCAATTCTCCTTAGCTCCACAGTCAGGAATCCCGTCCCCGGCAGGGGGCGGGATTTCTTCGTACGGGCTCCTGTCCCTCCGCCTTCCCCGGTCCCTGCCGGCACTCTCCGGAGCTTCGCGGGACGGACGCCGTGCCTCTCACCTGACGTCGCTGCCGCCCCGCCGGGGCCATGGCAGAATCGGACGGCCGGAGGGGGCTACGGACCGGACGGGAGGGAGTGCGCGATGGCCGCCAGCAGATTCGAGGATCCCACCGACCGGCTCGTCACCACACAGGCGCGCACCGGCCTCGTCTGCCGTGCCTGCGGTTCCTCGGACGTCGCCCAGGTGCTCGGTGACAACGGCGGCGTGACCTACGTCTGCACGTCCTGCGGCCACAGCTGGAGCTGATCAATGGGTGCACACAGGCGGAAGTGCGACTGGTGCGGCAGTGGCACGCCGATCGTCCGCGACATGGAACCGGTCAACCCGGAGTACCAGTACTGGTGCGAGGAGTGCGCGCGGGCGCTGATCATAAAAGGCGACCCCATCGAGACGTACCGCGAGCTCGAAGGGGAGCCGATCTACGGGCGCCTGCTCGACGAGCACTGCACCCTCAAGCGCTTCTACTCGTTCGCGACGGCCTGAGCCCGTCCCTCAAGCCGTCTGCCCCTCAAGCCGTCCGCCCCTTCAAGCCGTCCGCCTCTCAAGCCGTCGGCCTCTCAAGTCGTCCTCCACCGGCCCGCGTCCGCGCGGTCCACACGGCGAACACGCCCAACAGGGCAAGACCCAGCAGCGTGTAGAGACCGGAGGCGAGCATCTGCCAGCCGTTCTGGTGCAGTTCGAGCCGTACCGGCGCGGGGGCGTGCGGCACCCACCACAGGGCGAACGACCCGAACACCAGCGCCGTCCCGGCCGTCCACGCGGGGTGGACGCGCGTGGCGAGCAGGATCAGCGCCGGCACGCACCACACCCAGTGGTGCGACCACGAGATCGGGCTCACCAGCAGCGCCGTCACCGCGCACGCCACCACCGCCACCGGCCGGTCGCCGCGCAGCGCCGCCAGCGCCGCCACGCAGACCCCGGTGAGCCCCACGACGGCCGCCGCGACCACCCACCACACCCCCGGGTCCGTCGTGTGCAGCAGCCGCGCCAGCACCCCGCTGAGCGACTGGTTGGCCGTCTCCTCGGTGCGGCCGACCCGACCCGTCTCGAAGATCATCTCGGTCCAGAAGCGGCGCGAGTCGTACGGGAGGACCACCGCCGACGCGACCGTCACCACCAGGAACGCCGTCGTCGCCCGCACCGCCCGGCGCAGCCACTCGTTCCACCACGGCGCGAAACCGTCGCTCCGCGCGCGTAGGACCCCCACAACGAACAGCAGCACCACGAAGAGCCCCGGTGTGAGCTTCACCGCGGTGGCGATCCCTATGCCCACCCCGACCCAGCGGCTGTCCGCCCGCCGCGTCAGGTCCCACAGCACCGCGACCGCCATCAGCAGATTGATCTGCCCGTACCGGAACGTCTGCCACACCGGCTCGCACCACACGAGGACCGCCGCCAGCCACAGAGCCGCCCCCGGCCGCGTCCAGAACGCCCCGCCCCGGCGCAGGGCGTCCGGCCCGTGCGACACCACCAGCCGCAGCGACAGATGCGTCAGCGCGACCAGCAGCAGCAGGTTCCCCAGCGTCGCGAGCGCCCGCATCTCGGACACGCCGACCAGCGTCAGCGGCGTGAACAGCAGCGCGGCGAACGGCGGATACGTCATCGGCAGGTTCGCCGACGTGGCCCGCATCGCGTACAGGTCCCCGCCCGCCAGGGCCGTCGCCCCCTCGGCGCGGTACACCGACAGGTCGAGCATCGTCACATGCGCGGCCCGCTGCGCCGCCCAGAAGGCGACGAACGACAGCAGGCAGGTGCCCAGAGCGGCCAGCGGCAGGCTCCGGACGCGGGTTCGTGCGGTCACGGTCGCGGTCACATGCGCCGACGCTACCCGCCCGGAGAGCTCCCCGGTCGGGGGTGTGGACAACCGATTTGGTGAACCACCGGGGGGACCGTGTAATGTTCTCTGTGTCGCCGCGAGGGAAGCCCGCCAGGGAAGCCGAGCAGGACGGCACACCGCAAGGGGCTATAGCTCAGTTGGTAGAGCGCTTGCATGGCATGCAAGAGGTCAGGAGTTCAATTCTCCTTAGCTCCACAGCCCGAGAAGGCGGGCCATCCGATAGGATGGCCCGCCTTCCTCATGTCCGGGCTCAACCCCGGCCGCTGCCCAGCGCCTTGCGGTTCGAGGTCGGCAGCGCCGGACGCTCCCTCGGCGCACCCGCCTGCTCCAGGCGCAGCGCCAGCGCGGGACACCGGCGTACGGCCCGCTGCGCGGCGCCCCGCAGATGCGTCGGCACCGACGCCTCGGCGAGCACCGGGAAACCGTCCGCGCCCATGCGGATCAGCTCCGGCACGATGTCCGCGCACAGTCCGTGCCCCTGGCACAGCGTCCAGTCCACGGCCAGCCGCTCACCGCTCGGGATCGACTCCTCGGCGTTCTCGTAACCGGGCGAGGGCAGCGGCAGGACACCCGTCGTCGGGCGGCCGCACCCCCCGTCCAGGACATGCGCCGCCAGATCGTCCGTGAACGCCGACAGCGTGGACGAGAAGAACCGGGCCGAGCCGTCGGGGTGCTTGCACGCGCCGCGGCCCTTCACGGCCTGTACGACCTCGCGCAGCGCCTCCAGCGCCGCCGGGCCGCCGCCGCCCAGCACGTCCGACAGGCCGCCCGCCGCGGCGGGCAGGCCCAGGCGGCACGGACCGCACTGCCCGGCCGTCTCCGCGGCCAGCCAGTTCGCCACCCGCTGCGCCTCGCCCAGCGGGCAGGTCTCCGGGCCGATCGGGAGGATCGCCCCCGCGCCCAGGGAGCCGCCCACGGCGGCCAGGGAGGCGCGCGACACGACCGCGTTGTGCACGGCGGCCGAGTCGATCCAGTTGCCGTGGTAGCCGCCCGTGAGCACGCCCTGCGGCACCGGCGGCGCGCCGGCCAGCTGGAGCACGTACCGCAGCGGGACGCCCGTCGGGACCTCCACCACCATCGGCCTGGCGACGGCCCCGGACAGCGTCAGCAGCACCGTCCCCGGCTCGCCCTCCAGACCGGCGTTCGCGTACCGGGAGGCGCCGATCCGGGCGGCCACGGCGAGCTGCGCGAACGTCTCCGCGTTCGACAGCAGGGTCGGGGCGCCGCCCACGCCCGTCTCGGAGGCGCGCTCGCGGCGGCCCGGCGGCAGGGCGGGGCCGCCGCCGATGGCGCGGATCACCGACGACGCCTCACCCGACACCATCCGCTCCGGCGTACGCACCACCCGCGCGCGCAGCTGCTGCCCGCGCCGGTCGGACAGACCGCGCTCGGCGAGCGCCGCCCGGATGGATATCTCCGTCGAGTTGCGGGTCACGGCGACGACCAGCGTGCGGGCGCCGAGCGCCTCGGCCGCCAGCAGGGCGCCGTCGAGGATGAGGTGCGGGGCGCGGTTGAGGAGAACCGTGTCCTTGCGGCAGGCGGGCTCGCCCTCGCTGCCGTTGACGACGACGACCGGCCGCACCCCGCGGCGTATCGCCGCCTCGGCGACGGCGCGCAGCTTCCGCGCGAACGGGAAACCGGCGCCTCCCCGGCCGCGCAGGGCGATCTCGTCGGCGAGCCGGGCCAGCCGCTCCCCGCCCATCGGCTCCAGAGGCCCGTGGACCTTCAGGTGCATGGCCAGGTCCAGCCGCTCGGTCAGGTCGAAGCCCTGGGTGAGCTGGGGGAGGCCGACGACACGGACCTCGGGGACGTCGGGCAGAGGGGCGTTCACGGGCGTTCTCCTGCCGGTGCGGTCCACGGCTCCCCGGCGGGCGGGCGGGCCGGGCCGGGCGTCGGCCCGGTGCTGGTGCCGTACGAGGACGGCGGCGGTGCGGGGTCGTACGCGGGGGGTGGTGGAGCGGTGCCGAACGGGGACTGCGGTGGCGCCGTGTCGTACGAGGACGGCGGCTCGGGGCTCTCGTACGGGGACGGCATGGGGGACGGGGCGGCGGACGGCGGTTCGGGGGCCGCGGGGGGCGGGGCGTACGCGCGCGGGGCGGGGGGCGGCGGCGACGGGGTGGGCCAGTGGCCGGAGCGGACCGACGGCTCCTCCGTGACCGTCGGCAGCTCCTCCGTCATGGGCACCCGCTCGGCGTACGGGGCTTCCCCGCGCCCCGGACCGGCCGCCGCACCCCCGCTGCCCGCGCCTCCGAGGCCCGTACCGCCGCCCAGCGACACGGCGCGGTACCCGGCGGACAGTCCCGCGCCCGCACCGGTCGGCCGCCGGGGACGGTCTCTCGGCAACGGCGGGACCTCCGGGGCGGCCCGGTCGGCATCGGCGCGGCGCGGCGGCTCGAAGCGGGACTCCTGCTCGTACGGGTGCGGGCGCGGCGCCTCGGCGGCGCCGTACGCGCCCGGCAGCGGCGCCGACGACAGGTTGCGGCGGGCCCGCCGGGGCCCCCTGCGCACCGCGCCGAACGGGGCGGCGACGGCACCGCCCGGGACGGGCCCCAGCAGGTTCGTGACTCGCTCGGCCAGCTCCCGCTGCACCCGCGTCGGCAGCAGCCGCACGGACACGGCGGCGGCGACCGCCGCCAGCGACAGCCCGTACAGGACGACGACCCAGGAGGCCGCCGGACGGCCCGCGTACAGACCGTGGATCAGTGCCGCGCACCACGCCGGGTACGCGAGCATGTGCAGAGGCCGCCAGCGGGCGGCGATCGCGCCGCGGCCCGCCAGCGTGCTGCGCAGCGCGCCGGTCGAGGCGACGGCCACCATCAGCAGACCGGCCAGCGAGCCGAAGCCGATGAGGCCCGCGGAGCCGGAAACGCCGAGCCCGAACGGTATGAGGGCGCCGATGAGTTCGACGTGCCCGAGGGACACCTTGACGGTGCCGTGCAGCAGCAGGAAGCCCAGCGACGCGACGGCCGTCCCGCGGTGGACGGCCTGGGCGAGCAGACGCTGGCGGGGGGTCAGGAGAAGGCGGTCCGTCGCGACCAGCGCCCAGGCGACGGACGCCGTCAGCGAGACCAGGGACAGAACACCGGTTCCGAAATCCAGGAACTCGCGGAAACCGTCGCTTCCGCCAATGACCGGAAGGGGAAGGAGCACAAGGGCGGCCACGTACAAGCCGCCCTGTACCGGACGGCTCAGGCCCGCCTTGTCGGCGGGGGAAGAACGGATCTTGCGATGAGGGGTCATGGGCGACTCCGAATGGTGCGGATGAGGTCCCGTTGGCGCATGCTATGGCCGCTCATACCGGTGAGTACGCCGTTTGAGGGTTTACTGAGACGACTGGCCGACAACTGACTCGGGGGTTGCCCAGGAACGCGCCGATACGCCGAGTAACCGGGTACACGCGCGTAGCGCGACGGTTACGCGACTGGCCGTGTCCGGGTGGCGGGACGCTCGATGCGCCGTACGGGGGCGCTGCTGTACCCTGACGCCATGCGTGCCG
This genomic window from Streptomyces thermolilacinus SPC6 contains:
- a CDS encoding NADH-quinone oxidoreductase subunit NuoF family protein, which produces MNAPLPDVPEVRVVGLPQLTQGFDLTERLDLAMHLKVHGPLEPMGGERLARLADEIALRGRGGAGFPFARKLRAVAEAAIRRGVRPVVVVNGSEGEPACRKDTVLLNRAPHLILDGALLAAEALGARTLVVAVTRNSTEISIRAALAERGLSDRRGQQLRARVVRTPERMVSGEASSVIRAIGGGPALPPGRRERASETGVGGAPTLLSNAETFAQLAVAARIGASRYANAGLEGEPGTVLLTLSGAVARPMVVEVPTGVPLRYVLQLAGAPPVPQGVLTGGYHGNWIDSAAVHNAVVSRASLAAVGGSLGAGAILPIGPETCPLGEAQRVANWLAAETAGQCGPCRLGLPAAAGGLSDVLGGGGPAALEALREVVQAVKGRGACKHPDGSARFFSSTLSAFTDDLAAHVLDGGCGRPTTGVLPLPSPGYENAEESIPSGERLAVDWTLCQGHGLCADIVPELIRMGADGFPVLAEASVPTHLRGAAQRAVRRCPALALRLEQAGAPRERPALPTSNRKALGSGRG
- a CDS encoding ferric reductase-like transmembrane domain-containing protein encodes the protein MTPHRKIRSSPADKAGLSRPVQGGLYVAALVLLPLPVIGGSDGFREFLDFGTGVLSLVSLTASVAWALVATDRLLLTPRQRLLAQAVHRGTAVASLGFLLLHGTVKVSLGHVELIGALIPFGLGVSGSAGLIGFGSLAGLLMVAVASTGALRSTLAGRGAIAARWRPLHMLAYPAWCAALIHGLYAGRPAASWVVVLYGLSLAAVAAAVSVRLLPTRVQRELAERVTNLLGPVPGGAVAAPFGAVRRGPRRARRNLSSAPLPGAYGAAEAPRPHPYEQESRFEPPRRADADRAAPEVPPLPRDRPRRPTGAGAGLSAGYRAVSLGGGTGLGGAGSGGAAAGPGRGEAPYAERVPMTEELPTVTEEPSVRSGHWPTPSPPPPAPRAYAPPPAAPEPPSAAPSPMPSPYESPEPPSSYDTAPPQSPFGTAPPPPAYDPAPPPSSYGTSTGPTPGPARPPAGEPWTAPAGERP